The proteins below come from a single Patescibacteria group bacterium genomic window:
- a CDS encoding F0F1 ATP synthase subunit epsilon produces MANKLQFEITTPEGKVYSDQVDEVILPTPKGEIGILPNHIPLVSLLSPGEVRIKKNGEETYLAVSGGFIEVRPDKIVVLADTAEHADEIDEARAEAAKIQAQELVNVKRTDDKEFAALTAKIEKEFARLKVVRRRRRRRDVPPTSGN; encoded by the coding sequence ATGGCAAACAAACTACAATTTGAAATAACCACTCCCGAGGGTAAGGTTTATTCCGACCAGGTGGATGAAGTTATTTTACCTACTCCCAAGGGGGAGATTGGTATTCTGCCGAACCATATTCCGCTGGTTTCTTTGCTTAGTCCGGGAGAGGTAAGAATAAAGAAAAATGGGGAAGAAACATATCTGGCGGTCTCCGGTGGTTTTATTGAAGTGAGGCCGGATAAAATTGTAGTGCTGGCTGACACTGCGGAACATGCAGATGAGATTGACGAAGCTCGTGCCGAAGCTGCGAAAATTCAGGCGCAGGAATTGGTCAACGTTAAAAGGACTGATGATAAGGAATTTGCCGCTTTAACCGCCAAGATTGAAAAAGAATTTGCCAGACTGAAAGTTGTCAGGCGCAGGCGCAGAAGACGAGATGTGCCACCAACGTCAGGAAATTAA